Proteins encoded by one window of Catharus ustulatus isolate bCatUst1 chromosome Z, bCatUst1.pri.v2, whole genome shotgun sequence:
- the SLC14A1 gene encoding urea transporter 1 encodes MENCVDVKIETKGERMPVKQNPLSTGGKSFCRAVGYLTGDMKDFGTWLKDKPLPIQLLDWVLRGISQVMFVNNPLSGLVILTGLLLQNPWWTLTGCVGMLVSTLTALILGQDRSAVAAGLHGYNGVLVGLLMAVFSADGDYNWWLLLPVALVSMTCPIFTSALSTVFSKWDLPVLTLPFNLALTFYLAASGPHNLFFPTTVIRPATATPNITWADADITMLLQSIPVGVGQVYGCDNPCTGGIFLIALFISSPLICVHAVIGSAVGMLAGLSLATPFNQIYLGLWGYNSSLSCAAIGGMFLALTWQSHLLAMACALFTAYLGAAVTHMMSVFGVPPGTWPFCLSALTFLLMTTNSSGICKLPLAKVTYPEANRAYYLMMKKHERSCCEA; translated from the exons ATGGAAAACTGTGTTGATGTCAAAATAGAAACCAAGGGGGAAAGAATGCCAGTGAAGCAGAATCCACTGAGCACGGGTGGGAAGagtttctgcagagctgtgggctACCTCACTGGAGACATGAAGGATTTTGGAACCTGGCTGAAAG ACAAGCCTCTCCCGATCCAGCTCCTCGACTGGGTGCTGCGTGGGATATCCCAGGTGATGTTTGTCAACAATCCCCTCAGTGGGCTGGTCATCCTGACTGGCCTCCTGCTGCAGAACCCCTGGTGGACACTCACTGGATGTGTGGGAATGCTTGTCTCAACTTTAACAGCGCTTATTCTGGGTCAGGACAG ATCAGCCGTAGCAGCAGGGCTGCACGGCTACAACGGGGTCCTGGTGGGATTGCTGATGGCTGTGTTCTCTGCTGATGGCGACTACAACTGGTGGCTCCTCCTGCCAGTGGCACTGGTGTCCATGACCTG cCCTATTTTCACCAGTGCTTTAAGCACAGTTTTCTCTAAGTGGGACCTGCCTGTTCTGACCCTGCCtttcaacctggccttgaccTTCTACCTGGCTGCTTCAGGACCACACAACCTCTTCTTCCCCACCACCGTCATCCGTCCTGCAACAGCAACACCAAATATCACCTGGGCAGACGCTGACATCACCATG CTCCTGCAATCCATTCCAGTCGGCGTGGGCCAGGTTTATGGCTGTGACAATCCCTGCACTGGGGGAATTTTCCTGATTGCTTTGTTTATCTCCTCTCCACTCATTTGTGTCCACGCGGTGATCGGCTCAGCAGTGGGGATGCTGGCAG GGCTGAGCTTAGCAACGCCGTTTAACCAAATCTACCTGGGGCTCTGGGGCTACAACAGCtctctgtcctgtgctgccaTCGGGGGCATGTTCCTGGCTCTCACCTGGCAGTCAcacctgctggccatggcctGTG CACTCTTCACTGCCtacctgggagcagcagtgactcACATGATGTCTGTG TTTGGGGTGCCACCAGGAACCTGGCCCTTCTGCTTGTCTGCCCTGACCTTCCTGCTGATGACcacaaacagctctgggatctgcAAGCTGCCACTCGCCAAAGTCACCTACCCAGAGGCCAACCGAGCTTATTACCTGATGATGAAGAAACATGAGAGGTCTTGCTGTGAGGCATAG